In Elephas maximus indicus isolate mEleMax1 chromosome 4, mEleMax1 primary haplotype, whole genome shotgun sequence, a genomic segment contains:
- the LOC126075573 gene encoding olfactory receptor 6C2-like, producing MRNHTAVTTFILLGLTDDPQLQVLVFIFLFPTYILSITGNLTIIILTLTDSHLKTPMYFFLQNFSFLEISFTTVCIPRFLYSISTRDNTITYDACASQIFFIGLFGVTEFFLLAAMSYDRYVAICKPLHYMTIMNSRVCTILVLCCWISGLMIIITPLGMGLQLEFCDSNAIDHFGCDAAPLFKISCSDTWFIEQVVIICAVLTFIITLIGVILSYIYIIKTILRFPSTQQRKKAFSTCSSHMIVVSITYGSCIFIYIKPSAKEDVDINKGVSMLTTSVAPLLNPFIYTLRNKQVKQSFNDMIKKIAFNSQK from the coding sequence ATGAGAAATCATACAGCAGTAACAACTTTCATCTTGCTGGGACTTACTGATGACCCACAGCTGCAAGTTCtggttttcatctttttatttccGACGTATATTCTGAGTATAACCGGAAACCTGACCATTATCATTCTTACTCTCACGGATTCCCACCTTAAAAcacctatgtattttttccttcaaaacttcTCCTTTTTAGAAATCTCATTCACAACAGTCTGTATTCCCAGATTCCTGTACAGTATATCAACTAGGGATAATACAATTACTTATGATGCTTGTGCAagtcaaatattttttattggaCTCTTTGGGGTCACAGAGTTTTTTCTCCTGGCtgccatgtcctatgaccgctatgtggccatctgcaagcccCTCCATTATATGACCATCATGAACAGCAGAGTCTGTACCATCCTCGTCCTCTGCTGCTGGATCTCTGGGTTGATGATCATCATCACACCGCTTGGTATGGGCCTGCAGCTGGAATTCTGTGACTCCAATGCCATTGATCATTTTGGCTGTGATGCAGCTCCTCTTTTTAAGATTTCATGCTCAGATACATGGTTCATAGAACAGGTAGTTATAATTTGTGCAGTGTTGACATTCATTATCACACTCATAGGAGTGATTCTTTCTTACATATATATCATCAAGACAATACTAAGATTCCCATCTACTCAGCAAAGGAAAAAAGCTTTTTCCACGTGTTCTTCTCACATGATTGTTGTTTCCATCACCTATGGTAGCTGTATCTTCATCTATATcaaaccttcagccaaagaggaTGTGGACATTAATAAAGGGGTATCCATGCTCACTACATCTGTTGCTCCTTTGTTAAACCCCTTCATTTATACCTTGAGAAATAAGCAGGTAAAACAATCTTTCAatgatatgattaaaaaaattgcATTTAATTCACAAAAGTAA
- the LOC126076423 gene encoding olfactory receptor 6C4-like → MKNQTSLTEFVLLGFTDNPELQAMVFIFLFLTYVFSVMGNLTIITLTLLDSHLQTPMYFFLRNFPFLEISFTTIFIPRFLSSILTGNNTISFSGCFTQYFFAIFLRDTEFYLLAAMSYDCYVALCKPLHYTTIMNSRACTQLVLWSWLSGFLIILSPIILTSQLDFCASNVLNHFYCDYGPLMEISCSDTSLLELIDFILAIVTLVVTLVLVMLSYTYIIKTVLKIPSAQQRKKAFSTCSSHVIVISISYGSCIFIYIKPSAKEGVAFNKAVAVLITSVVPLLNPFIYTLRNQQVKRAFKDTVRKIVSLYCHIEFIP, encoded by the coding sequence ATGAAAAACCAGACTTCTTTGACTGAGTTTGTCCTACTGGGATTTACAGACAACCCAGAGCTTCAGGCCATGGTTTTCATCTTCCTGTTCCTCACCTACGTATTCAGTGTTATGGGCAACCTGACAATCATCACCCTCACCCTGCTGGACTCCCATCTCCAGACCCCTATGTATTTCTTTCTCCGGAATTTCCCCTTCTTAGAAATTTCTTTCACTACTATTTTCATTCCAAGATTCCTGAGCAGCATCCTGACAGGAAATAATACCATCAGCTTTTCTGGCTGCTTCACTCAGTATTTCTTTGCCATATTCCTCAGGGACACAGAGTTTTACCTTCTGGCTGCCATGTCCTATGACTGCTATGTGGCCCTCTGCAAACCACTGCATTACACAACCATCATGAACAGCAGAGCCTGCACCCAGCTGGTTCTCTGGTCTTGGCTGAGTGGTTTCCTAATCATCTTATCCCCCATCATTCTTACCAGCCAACTAGATTTCTGTGCCTCCAACGTGCTGAATCATTTTTATTGTGACTATGGGCCCCTCATGGAGATCTCCTGTTCAGACACCAGTCTCTTGGAGCTGATTGACTTTATCTTAGCTATTGTGACCTTGGTGGTTACCCTGGTGCTGGTAATGCTTTCATACACTTACATCATCAAAACAGTTCTGAAGATTCCATCagcacaacaaagaaaaaaggccTTTTCCACATGTTCTTCCCATGTGATTGTCATCTCCATCTCTTATGGCAGCTGCATCTTCATTTACATTAAgccttcagcaaaagaaggagtTGCCTTCAACAAGGCAGTAGCAGTGCTCATTACTTCTGTTGTTCCCCTATTGAATCCCTTCATTTATACCCTACGGAACCAACAAGTGAAAAGAGCCTTCAAGGATACAGTCAGAAAAATTGTGAGTCTTTACTGCCACATAGAATTCATCCCATAA
- the LOC126075618 gene encoding olfactory receptor 2AP1, whose product MKNKAMVMEFILLGLTDVPELQVAVFAFLLIAYLLSIIGNLTILILTLLDLHLQTPMYFFLWNFSFLEIFFTNNIIPRVLISITTGNKSISFAGCFTQYFFVIFLGATEFYLLAAMSYDRYVAICKPLHYMTTMNSRVCTQLVVCSWLAGLMIIIPPITLMSQQDFCASNRLNHYFCDFEPLRELSCSDTSLLEKVVFLVASVTLVLTLVLVILSYAFIIRTILKLPSAQQRTKAFSTCSSHMIVISLSYGSCFFIYVKPSTKEGDIFNKGVALLITSVAPLLNPFIYTLRNQQIKQAFKDAIKKLMNL is encoded by the coding sequence atgaaaaataaagctATGGTAATGGAGTTCATCCTGCTGGGACTAACAGATGTCCCTGAACTCCAGGTAGCAGTTTTCGCCTTTCTGCTCATCGcctatttgctcagcatcattGGAAACCTGACTATCCTCATCCTCACATTGCTGGATCTCCACCTTCAGACCCCCATGTATTTCTTTCTCTGGAACTTCTCCTTCTTAGAAATTTTCTTCACAAACAACATCATTCCCAGGGTCTTGATCAGCATCACAACAGGGAATAAGAGTATTAGCTTTGCTGGCTGTTTCACTCAGTATTTCTTTGTCATCTTCCTTGGGGCAACGGAATTTTATCTTCTGGCCGCCATGTCCTATGATCGCTACGTGGCCATCTGCAAACCCCTGCATTACATGACCACTATGAACAGCAGAGTCTGCACCCAGCTGGTTGTCTGCTCTTGGCTGGCTGGGTTAATGATTATTATACCACCTAtcaccctaatgagtcagcaggACTTTTGTGCATCCAACAGGCTGAATCATTATTTCTGTGACTTTGAGCCCCTTCGGGAACTCTCCTGTTCAGACACGAGCCTTTTAGAGAAGGTTGTCTTTCTTGTGGCATCTGTGACCCTGGTGCTCACTCTGGTGCTAGTGATTCTCTCCTATGCATTCATCATCAGGACTATTCTGAAGCTCCCCTCTGCCCAGCAAAGAACAAAAGCCTTTTCCACTTGTTCTTCCCACATGATTGTCATCTCCCTCTCTTATGGAAGCTGCTTTTTCATTTATGTTAAGCCCTCAACAAAAGAAGGGGACATATTCAACAAGGGAGTAGCTCTACTGATTACCTCAGTTGCCCCTTTATTGAACCCCTTTATTTACACCCTAAGGAACCAGCAGATAAAACAAGCCTTCAAGGATGCCATCAAAAAGCTTATGAACCTTTAA